CGATCGGATCGAGGTACCGCCGGTCTAAGCGGGATCCGATACGCTTGATTATTCCCCGTACATCTTGCTGATCTTGGCTGCGCTCAGAGATAATCTTATGAATGATAAGGTCTTCAGGACTGCAAATCTTTATTTCAACGCCATGTATCTTGCGGGCAACCGCCCGCTTTATGGCCATCTCTTCATAGGGCAGTTGGCCGAAAATAAAATCGATACGGAACCCTTCGGGGGCTTTAGCAGGTAAGACCCTGGTTTCCCTGACAAACCCCGGCGGGTCTTCAACCAGCAGTTCAAACTCGGCGGTCATAGATTGAAGCAGCCGGGGAATGTCGTCCTCGGCCACCCAAACCGTAAGGTCAACGTCAACCGTCGCCCGCGATATACCCCATACCAGGTTGGCCACACCGCCGATGACCATATAAGGGACGGCGTGCCTGTCAAGAAATCGCGCCACCCTGACCAGCGTACCCTCAAATCCGGTCACGGCAAACTCTCACTTTCCCGAGCTTCTCACGCATCATACGGATACCGGAAACACCGGAGCGGCTGACACACTCGTTTTCTCTGTGAAGACCGAGCCACAGATCCATCATTTCGCCCACCCGGCGCAAACGGACACCGATGTCGCCGTTGTCCGGAAGCGCCGTCCTTTCCCAGGCGGCGAACCTTTCCCATTGCCGTCGGCGCTCCAGCC
This region of Thermoanaerobacterales bacterium genomic DNA includes:
- a CDS encoding nucleotidyl transferase AbiEii/AbiGii toxin family protein; its protein translation is MTGFEGTLVRVARFLDRHAVPYMVIGGVANLVWGISRATVDVDLTVWVAEDDIPRLLQSMTAEFELLVEDPPGFVRETRVLPAKAPEGFRIDFIFGQLPYEEMAIKRAVARKIHGVEIKICSPEDLIIHKIISERSQDQQDVRGIIKRIGSRLDRRYLDPIVRGLASDLERPEIWERYQDYWREDDN